Genomic DNA from Haemorhous mexicanus isolate bHaeMex1 chromosome 20, bHaeMex1.pri, whole genome shotgun sequence:
TGCCGGAGTCTGGAGCCCACTGTCAGAAGCAGCCTCAACCCCTTGACCAAAGCACAAGATCTCGATTCCTCCCCCTCGTTTCACTCATTTCTTTGTGAGGGATGTGTCCCTAACACCTTCACTAGCAGAGGAATGATTTCTGATTTCATCTGACTTTCTGCTTTTTGTCAGCCCTAACTCTTTTTCCAACAGATTTTTACCCATCTCATGCTGTTCCTGGGTGTGATGGAAGAACTTCCACCTCGTCCAGGAGCATACTTGGCTGATGCCTACAAGTCCTCTGAAAAATCCAATTTATGCAAGGGTCTCACTGGGTTTTCCTTAGCCTGCAGGTCACTAGCACAGCCTGGCAGTCTCTGCCACATGCTGCTTCCTCAGGACTGTTTCTTACACTGGTTTGCAAGCAGATAAAGTGCTCTAGGTGGGCAAGggctttttaaataattgtgCAGTAAGAATCCACCCAGATCCATTCTTAAATCTCAAGCTGCCTGTTTTTCTCATGCTAACCATTCCAGAAGCTGTATGTCCTCTCCTGGATATCTGGTAAATAAATCCACCTGATGAGCTGCAAGATCCCTGATCCCTATTTGTAAGCCACAATTTCATATTCTGCCAATTATTTTAACTTCTGGCACCCAGTAAGCCCTGGAACCACATTATttgaaagcagaggaaaagcaccagctgcatttttattctgattcGTTAGATCCAATCCATTTGGATGACTCTGGCATCTCAGTAAATTTCAGACACAGATCTACAGCAGTCCTGGAAGCTAATGAGAGAAATGGGCACCTCTGGGATGCAATTCCTGTTATCCTGAACtcaatatttctttctcttatcATCATATTTTTATGTGCAACATATATCCACAGGTGAGACAGTAAAACAGAGATCAACAAATGAAATAGGAAACTTGAGATTAAATAATAGATTTCcccagagggaaagaaaaaatgctgtgtCTGAAATACCAGTGGAGAAACCTCATCTTCAAGATGAGAAAAAGCCACTGAATTAGAGAAAAGTGTGACCCATTTAAAAGGTCATcaaatccttcttttcttttaggcAGGATAAACTAAAGCTACATTGCTTTTTTACAGATGTTTCATTAATCTCTTCTTTAAAGCTTCTGGAGACAGGCATTTGAAAATTTCTGTGGCAATTTATCCTTTGTGCTTAACTATTCTTAGCAGAGAATGCTGCCCCTGTAAATCTCCTTGGCAGCAATGTCAGCACATTGTCCTTCTCCAgtcctgcctcctctgcagaACATTGCAGGAACTTGAAAATCATTCAGGTACAACTTTCTAGATGAAAATTCATCtggtttttaaaactttcttgACAGGATAGTGCTGTTATTTTACCTCTTGCACTGCAGTCTGCTGTGGCTCCTTGAACTGCTCACAGCTTGGAAGGGAAATTGTGTGAAGAGTTTATGCTGATCTCTAGAACGTGCAAAATGGAGCAGAAGGATTGTTCAGCTTATTTTAACATGTAATCCACTtgtttttaccaaaaaaaaaagtaaaatagtaGAAATCatagaaatcacagaatggtttgggttggaagggacctcaaagagCATCTGTGTCATTTcacccatggcagggacaacttccactcccccaggtggctccaagcccaaTCCAACCTGGCCAtgaacccttccagggatggggcagctacAAACAATGTTGGTTCATGGTTATGGGATGTCCTGTGGTGCCTGACCCTTTTTCTGGTGAAATTATGCTTATTCTGCACCTTGCTCTTCTGGAAATGTGGAGgacttggctgctgctgaggtaCAGCAACAAACAGAACCGAGATCACAGCAAGGGCCCATTGGTTTGAGGGAGCACAGTTCTGCTGAGGACCAAGAAAAGTGTGAACAAATGATTGTTTGAGTTCCCAGTGAAGGCTTGGTCACTCACACTACCATAAAACCCCAGTGCTACACCAGAAAACAGCTGGAGCTCtagcaggtgctgcaggaactgACCCCTCCATCCCTGAGGTGAACACCTCCCTGAGGCAGGCTTCTTGAAGCCAGAGCAACTCAATTAGAGCTACAGACAAAGGTCCATGTCCCTGCAAGTGACAGATATTCCTTTGCCCCCAGAATTCCTGTCAAGTTTGGTGTTATGAATGAGGTATGGAAGAGCTGGAAGTGATGGATGTGAGCaatgggacttggagcagcaagagcagcttGGCTCAATGGCACATTGCCATAATCCCTAAAACCAATTTATAGATGATTTCAATTTAAATTTAGGAGCTAGTCCAGCTGACCCTTCAATGGTGTCCTGCTTCATCTGAAGTTCCTAAATTTATAGATGATTGTGTGTGTCAATCATAGTGGAATTATTCTACTCATGGCAAGCAAAAGTCACTgacattcaaaacaaaaaccttttttttttcaggtcaaaagcaaggaaataaCTGAACAAAATcaattttcctcttctgtcttCAGCCTTTCCCTAATCCCTGAGGCAACAATGGCAAAAAACAGCTCAGGGAAGAATGTTCTGATGTaaactgctgctctggggatggGGTTGGCCATCAGCACCTCCTGCTTCTTCCTGCTCACCGTGGCAAGGACCTCCTCTGCCACCTCCACGGGGTGCACCCCATAGGACACCTTCCTGAAAAAGACTGTAAATGAGAGAGGGGTGagagctgcagacagacagacaggcagacagGCAGGCAGATACTCTGAGGGAATCATGTTTAAAAGGTACCCAGCTAGTGAATCAGTCAAAtcagtttaatttctttaatttattcttcTCTATGCACTTTCAATCCCTTCCCCACTCCATTCTCCTCATCAGTATGCGGCCAAGACTTTTCATAATTGAGGTAAAGTCCTTACAGCCCCTGAGGGAAGGAGCAACCTGAATGCAGTGGAATTGTCCCTCTGGACCTTTCgtgtcaccctgattttttaagattttctaagccttctgatgtctacattcttgtaatgaactttctcacacTTTTTATGTTAATAACTTACttctgcattcttttatggaggaggagaaatttgatggactgttggtttgtccagtgtccttggagaggtggcactgtcaccctccaatccactgtcacctttggaaatctataaatgttggagtcagaagATAAAAAGTCCCTTTTTTACCTTGGAAAGAGCAGTGAGTCCATGTCATGATGTTTTGTGTTCTCTAGTGACACTTTTGtgctctcctccccctccaCTCCTGATGCCCTGATATATTTACTTTCTCCCTTAACATTGTCTCATCCCACACTCCTCTTTTCACTCTAACATTACCTCTCCAATATCTCTTTCCTTTTGCTCCTCATGCCTGTTCATCCTTTCTGCCATTTccatcatttttcctttttttttttttaaccctggaaaatccttcatcttgCTTTGTGTGCCTCAACTTCACCCACCCAAACTCACATTTCCAAATGGATGCCTCCCAGTTGCCTGGTGCTGGCTGGCGATGGTAGGAGCAGATGAAGGTTGGGTTGACAGTGCTGACAGAAATATCAAATTCCTCCATTTCAGCTCGGAGGCAATCAAAAAAGCCCACAGCAGCATGCTTGGAAGCAGCATCTAGAAGGAAAAAGCATGTTTAAATGTGTGGTTGCACGGAAGCAGGTGTATAATAAAGCACCAATGCTTGGGCAAATGAGCATGGAATGATCAACCAAAATGTATTTCCAAGGTAGCATTTTAACTGTTTTCAATTGAGTTCCAATTGGAAAATATCTCAGCCAAACACTGGAGTAATGCTAAATTTGGATGCAAATTAGCACTAGTAATAACCTATGATGGGTGTCAGGGACTCCTCACAGCTTATGCATTAGAATTCATGGTTTTGCAATGTGTAACTTACAAGCTGCACGAAATGGAATTCCTATTTTCCCTTGGATGCTGTTAATTAGAACAATTTGGCCAGTTCTTCTTGAGATCATGTTAGGAAGAATGGCtgcaaaaagagaaatacaagaCAGAGCCACGTAAGTAAAAGTGTATTTAGTGAAAAGGAGCAACAGCTGAAGAGCAAATAGCACAAATTTAGTGAGGGTTGTCTCAATACTGCAAGAAAAAGTATCACAAAATTCAATAGCTGGGAATTCTTCTGGACTTCACCTGAATTCTACATGCAGAGTTGGCTGCAGTATTAATTAACACATTGAATTGCCAATGCACTTTAAGTGgtaacagcaaaaaaagaaaaaaacaaaataaaatataaaataaaataaaatataaaatataaaatataataaaattaaattataaaaataaaataaaataaaataaaataaaataaaataaaataaaataaaataaaataaaataaaataaaataaaataaaataaaataaatcaagtaCCTTTGGTTAATGTTATAGGTCCAAAATAGTTGGCATCCATTATCTTTTTATCAAGTTCCAGGGAAATGCTCTGCACTGCTCCTTTCACCTTCATGCTTGCATTGTTGATCAGAATATCCACACAGCCATAGCAGTTCAGGATTTCCTTAGCTACATCTCTAATGCAGCTTATGTCTGTGATGTCCAGAAGAATCAACTTTGGTGCATATGTCTGGTGAGCAAAAGACTCATTTCAGTGGGACTTGTTAGATACAAACTCCATTTCTAGgtatatttctatttctagttatatttctattatttctatttctacttctatttctgtttccttGCCTTGTAAATGAATTGACCTTGATGGTGTTTTTGTCATTCTCACATAAATTTAAGCTCTTAAGATTACCTCACTCTAGAAAGAGAGTTCAGCAatgagagctggggctgttcagcctggagaaggctctggggattTTAAagctccttccagtgcctgaaggggctccaggaaagctggagagggagttTGGACAAAGGGATGGAGTGAGAGGACAcggggaatggcttcccactgacacagggcagggttagatgggatattgggggaaatttttccctgtgagggtgggcagccctggcacagggtgcccagagcagctggggctgcccctggatccctggcagtgcccaaggccaggctggacagggctgggagcacctgggacagtggaaggtgtccctgccatggcaggggtggcactgggtggtgTTTAggatcccttccaatccaacccatcctgtgattctgagaTTCTGAGATAATGGGTGCTCACAGACACTGAACTTCAGATGGATCAGAACACCTCAGAAAGGGTCAGCTGGACCAGCTCCTGGTGAGTTTTGTCTCTTGCTGTCAgtggaaacagaaaacagacaCCAGGGTGATTCCCACCAGTTCCAGATCCTACCagtgtcaccgacatgttttatgacAAATccttccttaggatttttccctcctgagaagctgagaggcctcaggaacaaagtgtaaacaatgattctctgctgctgtggaatgcagcaggtggatctgggattggtctcacctggttgtttctaattaatggccaatcccagcccagctctccagacagtctggtcagagacaaacctttgttatcattccttttctgttcttagccagccttctgatgaaatcctttcttctgttcttttagtatagttttaatatattatatatcataaaataataaatcagccttctgaaacatggagtcaagattctcatcccttctcatcctgggacccctgggaACACCATCACAAATGGTGACCCCGAGGAAAGAGCCCCCACACCAGCTCAAGGGTTTTTCTGGGAAGAAGCCTTTGCTGACAAGAGATGGGGTTTAGAGCTCTGATGGATGAGCTACACAcacatggggacagagggaaggtgggaagggtttgttttgctgtagGTTATACAAATGGAGTTTACTTCTGTATGGCTTCTGCAAAACCAGATTTTATCAGCTGTGGGACAGAGGAATGAACTTCAAgctttttccctttgctgtaTTAATTAGACAATTTAATTTTGAACTTTTAGTCATACTTAATATTTTTCCCCACTTGAATTTGTGCAGGCTAACATGAACACACTACTTTTGTGGTTATTTATGAATGAAGCCcactggaaaaaaggaaaaaaaaaaaaaaagggcaaatatTTGTCGGTCTGATGAGCAATTGCTGCAAAATTTATGTGATGCCTTCAGGAACACCTGTGCCCTGGAACAGTCAGCTGAGTCACAGAAGGGAAGCTTTGCCAGGAGCCTCAAGAAACACCTGCCAAAGAGCTGGAGCCCTGCACCTCCCCTGTCAGTGGCCATGAGGAAAAgagagttttcttttctttttttactccAAACCCCTTCTATCTGGGACTTTCCCCCAAACAGTGGAGAAGCTCAAAAGGGATTTGATCTTTAGTCCTTTCTCCCACTCCTCGAGCACACGAATGACATGAAAACCTGGTGCCTTTTCCTGCCATTAAATGGAGCATTTGGATCCCTCCCACCCAAATTATCAGGCAAATTGCTCTGCTGAGGATTTCTAGCTGGGTGGCTTCTTCAGACCCCAGATGCTtcacaggaacagctcaggagagcaggatTTTGGCATCATGTCTCTCTGGACTGTGTTTGCTGTGATTACCTGGGTGATCAAAGCTATCACTGATAGAAAATCACATTTCTTGTACATTTTTTTACTGCATCTAAAATTCCATTCTGTCCCTGAGCAAGGTTTCTCCCAGGCTATGAATACCCACCATGC
This window encodes:
- the DHRS7C gene encoding dehydrogenase/reductase SDR family member 7C, whose amino-acid sequence is MGIFSVLAVPLLLLGISGVLYIYQSVRWLLSKSAVQNKVVVITDAISGLGKECSRVFHAGGARLVLCGRTWEKLEALYDALISVTDPSMTYAPKLILLDITDISCIRDVAKEILNCYGCVDILINNASMKVKGAVQSISLELDKKIMDANYFGPITLTKAILPNMISRRTGQIVLINSIQGKIGIPFRAAYAASKHAAVGFFDCLRAEMEEFDISVSTVNPTFICSYHRQPAPGNWEASIWKFFFRKVSYGVHPVEVAEEVLATVSRKKQEVLMANPIPRAAVYIRTFFPELFFAIVASGIRERLKTEEEN